One window from the genome of Treponema sp. OMZ 838 encodes:
- the trpS gene encoding tryptophan--tRNA ligase translates to MERKRILTGDRPTGNLHLGHYVGSIRNRVRLQEEFDCFFIIADLHTLTTKPEKHYIDELADNVRQMALDYLACGIDPEKSVIYLQSAVPEVCELNLFFSDLVTVPRLQRIPSIKDMAKAAHLSELPLGLLGYPVLQAADILLPRANLVPVGKDNESHVELTREIAKRFNYMYGDVFPLPEVMVSDCGSLVGTDGQAKMSKSLNNAIFLCDDEKTVIKKVRSMYTDPNRTSADIPGTVEGNPVFIYHDAFNPNKAEIEDLKERYRKGKVGDVEVKDKLAAAINTFLEPIREQRAMYASKRGFIDEIIYNGTMKMRAEAAQTLKIVKKAMGVSSVWNKISRKAEEVQKKNR, encoded by the coding sequence ATGGAAAGAAAACGAATTTTAACGGGTGATCGCCCTACAGGGAACCTTCATCTGGGGCATTATGTCGGCTCGATTAGGAACCGTGTGCGGCTTCAAGAAGAATTTGACTGCTTTTTTATTATTGCAGACTTGCATACACTGACAACCAAGCCCGAAAAACACTATATCGATGAACTTGCCGATAATGTACGGCAAATGGCGCTGGATTATTTGGCTTGCGGAATCGATCCTGAAAAATCGGTTATTTATCTGCAATCAGCGGTACCGGAAGTATGCGAATTGAACCTGTTCTTTTCCGACCTTGTTACCGTACCGCGGCTGCAGCGTATTCCTTCCATAAAGGATATGGCAAAGGCGGCGCATCTTTCCGAATTACCGCTTGGGCTTCTCGGCTATCCGGTGCTGCAAGCTGCCGATATTTTGCTGCCCCGTGCAAATCTGGTACCGGTCGGCAAGGACAACGAAAGCCATGTCGAATTGACGCGGGAAATCGCAAAGCGCTTTAACTATATGTACGGTGATGTATTTCCATTGCCGGAGGTTATGGTGAGCGACTGCGGCTCGCTCGTCGGTACGGACGGGCAAGCTAAGATGTCGAAGAGTTTGAATAATGCCATCTTCCTTTGCGATGATGAAAAAACAGTGATAAAAAAGGTACGCAGTATGTATACCGATCCCAACCGAACCAGCGCCGACATTCCGGGAACTGTAGAGGGGAATCCGGTGTTTATCTACCATGACGCCTTTAATCCGAACAAAGCGGAAATTGAAGATTTAAAAGAACGCTACCGGAAGGGAAAAGTCGGCGATGTCGAAGTAAAGGATAAACTTGCAGCCGCCATCAATACTTTCCTTGAACCTATTAGAGAACAGCGTGCGATGTATGCATCCAAACGAGGCTTCATCGACGAAATTATCTACAACGGTACGATGAAGATGCGGGCGGAAGCCGCACAAACCCTTAAAATTGTAAAAAAAGCGATGGGTGTTTCCAGTGTTTGGAATAAAATTTCCCGAAAAGCGGAAGAAGTACAGAAAAAAAACCGGTAA
- a CDS encoding Bax inhibitor-1/YccA family protein yields the protein MNTSPDNISLQQANEKISQRFITAVYGWMVAALAISGIAAFAVFNSRALARFIFGSNFTFMGLILAEFALVIILSAGIRKMSFPVAAASFVVYSIVNGLTLSVVLFVYTRTSVVSIFVITALMFGAMSIYGATTKSNLNSAGKYLMMALTGLIIASIVNWFMNSSSLSWLISFVAVGVFTGLTAYDTQKITQAARYAQDNEDFKKVAIIGALELYLDFINIFLALLRLFGKRR from the coding sequence ATGAACACATCACCTGACAACATTTCATTGCAGCAAGCAAATGAAAAAATCTCTCAGCGGTTTATCACCGCCGTATACGGATGGATGGTTGCAGCTTTAGCAATCAGCGGGATTGCAGCCTTTGCGGTATTCAATAGCAGAGCGCTTGCACGGTTTATCTTTGGAAGCAACTTTACCTTCATGGGATTAATCCTCGCAGAATTTGCACTGGTCATTATTCTGTCGGCAGGTATCAGAAAAATGAGCTTTCCGGTTGCAGCCGCTTCTTTTGTGGTCTACTCGATTGTTAACGGATTGACGCTTTCGGTGGTACTCTTTGTCTACACGCGTACTTCTGTTGTAAGTATTTTTGTCATAACAGCGCTGATGTTCGGTGCAATGAGTATTTACGGGGCAACGACAAAGAGCAATCTAAACTCGGCTGGTAAGTATTTGATGATGGCGCTTACCGGACTGATCATTGCATCAATCGTTAACTGGTTTATGAATTCTTCTTCGCTCAGTTGGCTGATTTCTTTTGTGGCTGTCGGTGTATTTACCGGACTAACCGCTTATGACACGCAAAAGATTACACAAGCTGCCCGCTATGCACAGGATAATGAAGATTTTAAGAAGGTTGCGATTATCGGCGCATTAGAGCTGTATCTTGACTTTATTAATATCTTCTTAGCCCTCCTCCGCTTATTCGGCAAAAGAAGATAA
- a CDS encoding motility associated factor glycosyltransferase family protein encodes MNSPSNNGAAFIGAASVGSASTGNNVTSIGAGTASAGVPFTIDTEVFLQNCNDFTVRFPEQAARIGLNRPETALQCLQAVPPAYRLVQAKAKGMEHTPTLAVNGSFVHSKYNPQEEARRILDSEFFQTAEAQSRCIFTGLGLGYLASQYIERFPAAEAVIIEADRDIFLCCLAARPLDSFFRHRRLSLLIGTQPEEAASFLASTGWNNKILFKAPVSSETYKPWYGTFFTLLERNKMKNSINAKTLERFGTLWLKNTVKNLDMLCTAAKIGCFKNAFPDTAAVVLAGGPSLTAHLEQIKKSGKDFLIIAVDTALRACLRAGITPDFILSFDPQYWNYLHTAGLDTSKSILISEAAVFPAVLRQRYRAVFLSESSVPFARYLESKGEKQNGDEDCVLAAGGSVATTAWDFARYIGAKPVIMAGLDLAYPGKQTHFAGSTFEEAVHTRSTRVASAEEANFNSLYSAFPSLHKDYAGGTVLTDRRMLLYAWWFESTLAKYPEVKTFNLMPHGVFIPGMPACTAEYFAGMTGGLPRTAIDERLETLVKSVYSQAFLDGCGARKRQLAASVKAMTESAAGLAAQAEKAEALCRRLAEYNEAGTPQNAHSGNGSSAREQAALIAQLNKIDEKIKNGFAKDLVAVLFFHDETGKDSGLPPIAAAETIYKRIRRMAMQVYEIFKNK; translated from the coding sequence TTGAACTCACCCTCGAATAACGGCGCAGCTTTTATCGGCGCAGCTTCTGTCGGCTCGGCTTCCACCGGAAACAACGTTACTTCCATCGGTGCCGGAACAGCTTCTGCCGGCGTACCCTTTACCATCGATACCGAAGTATTTCTCCAAAATTGTAATGACTTTACCGTTCGCTTTCCCGAACAGGCGGCAAGAATTGGGCTCAATCGACCGGAAACGGCTCTCCAGTGTTTACAAGCCGTACCGCCCGCATATCGATTAGTACAAGCAAAAGCAAAGGGTATGGAACATACGCCGACGCTGGCGGTAAACGGCAGCTTTGTGCATTCCAAATATAACCCTCAAGAAGAAGCCCGCCGTATCCTCGATTCCGAATTTTTTCAAACCGCAGAGGCGCAGAGCCGCTGTATTTTTACGGGGCTCGGCTTAGGCTATCTTGCGTCGCAGTATATCGAACGGTTTCCCGCTGCCGAAGCGGTGATCATCGAAGCGGATCGGGATATTTTTCTGTGCTGCTTGGCTGCCCGCCCGCTCGATTCCTTTTTTCGGCACCGGCGTTTAAGCCTTCTGATCGGAACACAACCGGAAGAAGCCGCCTCGTTTCTCGCTTCGACGGGGTGGAATAACAAGATACTGTTTAAAGCGCCCGTTTCCTCCGAAACGTATAAACCGTGGTACGGGACTTTTTTTACGCTGCTTGAGCGGAATAAAATGAAAAACAGCATCAATGCCAAAACGCTGGAACGCTTCGGTACACTGTGGTTAAAAAATACGGTAAAGAACCTCGATATGCTTTGTACGGCGGCAAAGATCGGTTGTTTTAAAAATGCTTTTCCCGATACGGCAGCCGTTGTCCTTGCCGGCGGGCCGAGTTTAACCGCTCATCTTGAGCAGATAAAAAAAAGCGGCAAAGATTTTCTGATTATTGCCGTGGATACGGCGCTGCGGGCATGTCTGCGGGCGGGCATTACACCGGATTTTATCCTCAGCTTTGACCCGCAGTATTGGAACTACCTGCATACCGCCGGATTGGACACAAGCAAGTCCATTTTAATCAGCGAGGCCGCGGTTTTTCCGGCGGTACTCCGGCAGCGTTACCGTGCAGTATTCCTCTCCGAATCTTCGGTACCCTTTGCCCGTTATCTTGAAAGCAAAGGCGAAAAGCAAAACGGCGATGAGGACTGTGTACTCGCCGCCGGAGGTTCGGTTGCAACGACTGCGTGGGATTTTGCGCGGTATATCGGCGCCAAGCCCGTTATCATGGCGGGGTTGGATTTAGCCTATCCCGGTAAGCAAACCCACTTTGCAGGCAGCACCTTTGAAGAAGCCGTCCATACCCGCTCTACCCGTGTTGCTTCCGCAGAGGAAGCGAATTTTAACAGCTTATATTCGGCATTTCCTTCGCTGCATAAGGATTATGCCGGAGGTACGGTGCTGACCGACCGCCGGATGCTGCTCTATGCGTGGTGGTTTGAAAGCACGCTTGCCAAATATCCGGAGGTTAAAACCTTCAATCTTATGCCGCACGGAGTGTTTATTCCCGGAATGCCTGCCTGTACTGCGGAATATTTTGCGGGCATGACCGGCGGACTCCCGCGCACCGCCATCGATGAACGGTTGGAAACCCTTGTAAAAAGCGTGTATTCCCAAGCATTCCTAGACGGCTGCGGTGCGCGGAAGCGGCAGCTAGCCGCTTCGGTCAAGGCAATGACCGAGAGTGCCGCCGGTCTCGCAGCCCAAGCCGAAAAAGCCGAGGCATTGTGCCGCCGCTTAGCGGAATACAACGAAGCAGGCACACCCCAAAACGCACATTCCGGTAACGGGAGCAGCGCCCGTGAGCAGGCTGCCTTAATTGCACAGCTCAATAAAATAGATGAGAAAATCAAGAACGGTTTTGCGAAAGATTTGGTTGCCGTGCTCTTTTTTCACGACGAAACCGGCAAAGATAGCGGACTGCCCCCCATCGCTGCAGCAGAAACGATATACAAAAGGATTCGCCGAATGGCGATGCAGGTGTACGAGATATTTAAAAACAAGTAG
- a CDS encoding penicillin-binding protein: MELNHFISKKRIIFFIGLLLLFTGLIVAKYAQAMLGTEPEVRTVKKSRERGSILDRNGKILAAATTLYNLSVNKTLIGDVNRLVNILSPILEISESELLDKIQASKSNFLYLKKKLSENEKDILKDAIREYNLKGIRLEAVANRIYPENALASTLIGYLGDDGKGLAGIEYSMQNILSPPEGTAGADKNGYTVALTIDASIQYMLQQIAERTMKSSKAEAVIFLAADAKTGEILAYINEPSVDLAHFTSSKKEDRFDRPAYFIYEPGSVFKIFSIASFLELGTTKDSDVYTCDAQFAFKPRQLSEKKDQNVIRCLRVHGQVTPRDIIRFSCNDGMAQIADKTDAAAFAEKLRAFGFGKKTGLELPGEAAGIFAPVSSWSARTKHTIAIGQEIGVTSLQIVQAATAFTNKGKTLKLSLLSEILDSAGKPVYRHKPKPLEQVISAQTAKMVLGYMQTAADDGTGFRASIKGVPISVKTGTAQMAQADGRGYSSTDYLSSCIGIFPVDDPQIILYMAVIRPVGETYGSLVAAPAISEAANVIIDYRGMGRANAPNVTHTGIIQSHRQTPVTVDDTMPDLIGTPKRLLLDLLGRTDITVKLTGDGYVTAQSPAAGTPVVKGMIIELTLE, from the coding sequence ATGGAACTAAATCATTTTATTTCTAAAAAACGCATTATCTTTTTTATCGGCTTATTGCTCCTCTTTACCGGCTTAATCGTTGCAAAATATGCGCAGGCGATGCTTGGGACGGAACCGGAAGTACGTACCGTTAAGAAGAGCCGCGAACGGGGGTCAATTTTAGATCGGAACGGAAAAATCTTAGCGGCAGCTACAACGCTGTATAACCTATCGGTAAATAAAACATTGATTGGGGATGTTAACCGTCTTGTCAATATCCTTTCCCCGATTCTCGAAATATCGGAATCCGAGCTGCTTGATAAAATTCAGGCTTCCAAGTCGAATTTTTTGTATTTAAAAAAGAAATTGAGTGAAAATGAAAAAGATATTTTAAAAGATGCAATACGGGAATATAATTTAAAAGGGATCAGACTTGAAGCGGTAGCAAACCGCATCTATCCTGAGAATGCACTTGCATCAACGCTGATCGGCTATCTTGGCGATGACGGTAAGGGATTGGCAGGTATTGAATACTCTATGCAAAATATCCTTTCCCCGCCTGAAGGTACTGCCGGTGCGGACAAAAACGGTTATACGGTTGCCTTAACAATCGATGCTTCCATTCAATATATGCTGCAACAGATAGCCGAACGGACAATGAAGAGCTCAAAGGCGGAGGCAGTCATTTTTTTGGCAGCAGATGCAAAGACAGGCGAAATTCTTGCGTATATAAACGAACCGTCGGTCGATTTAGCTCATTTTACATCCAGCAAAAAAGAAGACCGGTTTGACCGTCCCGCATATTTTATTTATGAGCCGGGATCCGTTTTTAAGATTTTTTCGATAGCATCTTTCTTAGAACTCGGCACGACGAAGGATTCGGATGTCTACACCTGCGATGCACAATTTGCGTTTAAACCGCGGCAACTCAGTGAAAAAAAAGACCAAAACGTGATCCGTTGTTTGCGGGTGCACGGCCAAGTAACACCGCGCGACATTATCAGATTTTCTTGTAACGACGGGATGGCGCAGATTGCCGATAAAACAGATGCCGCGGCTTTTGCCGAAAAGCTGCGGGCATTCGGGTTCGGGAAAAAGACCGGTCTTGAGCTGCCCGGAGAAGCTGCGGGCATTTTTGCGCCGGTATCGTCATGGTCAGCCCGTACCAAGCATACCATTGCGATAGGGCAGGAAATCGGTGTTACATCCCTGCAAATCGTACAAGCCGCAACAGCCTTTACCAATAAAGGTAAAACCTTAAAACTCAGTCTTTTATCCGAAATTCTGGATTCGGCAGGTAAGCCTGTCTACCGGCATAAACCGAAACCGCTTGAACAGGTTATTTCGGCACAAACGGCAAAGATGGTACTCGGTTATATGCAGACCGCCGCTGATGACGGCACCGGCTTTCGCGCTTCGATTAAAGGCGTACCGATTTCCGTTAAGACCGGTACGGCACAGATGGCGCAAGCGGATGGGCGCGGCTATAGTTCTACCGATTACCTCAGCAGCTGTATCGGTATTTTTCCCGTCGATGACCCGCAGATTATCCTGTATATGGCGGTTATCCGTCCTGTCGGAGAAACCTACGGTTCATTGGTCGCCGCGCCGGCTATTTCGGAAGCTGCAAATGTAATCATCGATTATCGCGGTATGGGGCGGGCAAATGCTCCGAATGTAACCCATACCGGCATTATTCAATCGCACCGCCAAACACCCGTAACCGTCGACGACACGATGCCCGATTTGATCGGCACCCCCAAGCGGCTGTTGCTCGATTTATTAGGCAGAACCGATATTACGGTTAAGCTGACCGGAGACGGCTATGTAACTGCCCAGAGTCCGGCAGCGGGAACGCCGGTTGTAAAAGGAATGATCATTGAACTCACCCTCGAATAA
- the lepB gene encoding signal peptidase I, translating to MKRKLLGFLVLIGGLLFLKSYVLDIKRISGHSMEPSLSDGQFVVIWKLAYGIQLPAANRYLCRWGMPQTGDTVLYHIDGRFVVKRCVKIENTELHFISAPQTSAESYGSLILDDNRTVALNRVQFRNLGGFLPQAEQYVPAGFILALGDNAIQSRDSRDYGFVSVDSICGRLLWN from the coding sequence GTGAAAAGAAAACTCCTGGGCTTCCTTGTGTTAATAGGCGGCCTGCTCTTTTTAAAAAGCTATGTTTTAGATATAAAGCGGATTTCGGGACATTCGATGGAACCCTCCCTTTCCGATGGGCAGTTTGTTGTTATATGGAAATTGGCGTATGGAATTCAGCTTCCTGCTGCGAACCGGTATCTTTGCCGCTGGGGAATGCCGCAAACCGGGGATACCGTCCTCTATCATATAGACGGGCGGTTCGTGGTAAAACGCTGCGTAAAAATAGAAAATACGGAGCTGCATTTTATTTCGGCTCCGCAAACATCGGCTGAAAGTTATGGTTCGCTTATATTAGACGATAATAGAACTGTTGCGCTTAACCGCGTCCAATTTAGAAATCTGGGAGGATTTTTACCGCAAGCCGAACAATATGTTCCTGCCGGTTTTATTTTAGCACTCGGCGATAATGCAATCCAATCCCGCGACTCCCGTGATTACGGATTTGTCTCGGTCGATAGTATCTGCGGTCGGTTACTATGGAACTAA
- a CDS encoding tetratricopeptide repeat protein, with protein MMLNRNKRLLVLAAAVVAAAVMSCTSVWNKKYKDDAGVMYGMIYDEREEGVALVNVKVNGTLKAVSDGQGRFILQFYFADIKDKKEQLIELEKEGYEKFKQVFYYEPLSLLHLRLESGEYLLKEAEGGIENGNYEEAEGFLDRAFEIEESRDESLYLRAVIRYREGKADEALAALESMSRKEDAAVKAFMQRLERVRK; from the coding sequence ATGATGCTGAATCGAAATAAACGGCTTTTAGTTTTGGCGGCTGCTGTAGTTGCGGCGGCGGTGATGTCCTGCACGAGCGTGTGGAATAAGAAATACAAAGATGATGCAGGAGTCATGTATGGGATGATCTATGACGAACGGGAAGAAGGTGTGGCGTTGGTCAACGTAAAGGTAAACGGAACGCTGAAGGCGGTGTCTGACGGGCAGGGGCGGTTTATCCTACAGTTTTATTTTGCGGATATAAAGGATAAAAAAGAACAACTGATAGAATTGGAAAAAGAAGGGTACGAAAAATTTAAGCAGGTATTTTATTATGAACCTCTGAGCTTATTGCATTTAAGGCTTGAAAGCGGTGAATACTTATTAAAAGAAGCGGAAGGGGGGATAGAGAACGGAAACTATGAAGAAGCGGAGGGGTTTCTTGATCGAGCGTTCGAAATAGAAGAGAGCCGAGATGAAAGTCTTTATTTGAGAGCGGTGATACGATATAGGGAAGGGAAAGCTGATGAGGCGCTTGCGGCGTTAGAAAGCATGAGCAGAAAGGAAGATGCTGCGGTAAAAGCGTTTATGCAGAGACTGGAAAGGGTAAGGAAATAA